A window of Bradyrhizobium sp. AZCC 1610 contains these coding sequences:
- a CDS encoding NAD(P)/FAD-dependent oxidoreductase, whose translation MKLTSYWLDTSEPFKSATAGPVQGTCDVAVVGGGLTGSSAALALAKKGARVVLLEAETIGHAASGRNGGMCNNGFAQDYGTLSARLGKKVADRLYRSFDAGVDTVERLVAEEKIDCSFARVGKIKLAAKPEHYDKLARTQELLAANVDSDTTMVSRADLAGEVGSQRYYGGMIYRKSAGMHVGRFVRGLAEAAARRGVEIHEHAPMTGLRSAAGGGHEIETPKGRLRASQVLLASGTSHTGPLGWIRRRIVPVGAFLIVTQPLPIATLDRLLPRRRMAVDTKNLVNYFRTTPDNRLLFGGRARFAISNPASDEKSGAILQAALHDVFPELRTARIDYCWGGMVDMTRDRLPRAGERNGIYYSMGYSGHGTQMSTLMGTIMAEVMDGRTELNPWKDFAWPAIPGHLGPPWFLPLVGAYYRIKDRFQ comes from the coding sequence CAAGGCACCTGCGACGTTGCGGTAGTTGGTGGTGGCTTGACTGGTTCCTCGGCCGCTCTAGCTCTCGCCAAGAAGGGCGCGCGTGTCGTGCTCCTCGAAGCTGAGACGATCGGGCACGCGGCGTCCGGCCGGAACGGCGGCATGTGCAATAACGGTTTCGCTCAGGACTACGGCACGCTCTCGGCCAGGCTCGGTAAGAAAGTTGCCGACCGGCTCTACCGGTCCTTCGACGCCGGGGTCGACACGGTCGAGCGCCTGGTGGCGGAAGAAAAGATCGACTGCAGCTTCGCGCGCGTCGGCAAGATCAAGCTTGCGGCCAAGCCTGAGCACTATGACAAGCTGGCGCGCACACAGGAATTGCTCGCCGCCAATGTTGATTCTGACACGACGATGGTAAGCCGCGCCGATCTGGCCGGCGAAGTGGGATCGCAGCGCTATTACGGCGGAATGATCTACCGCAAGAGCGCCGGCATGCACGTCGGGCGCTTCGTCCGCGGGCTTGCGGAAGCGGCGGCACGGCGGGGCGTCGAAATCCACGAGCATGCGCCGATGACGGGCCTGCGATCCGCCGCTGGCGGAGGCCACGAGATCGAGACACCAAAGGGCCGGCTTCGGGCCTCGCAGGTTCTGTTGGCGAGCGGCACCTCGCATACGGGACCGCTGGGTTGGATTCGACGCCGGATCGTGCCGGTGGGCGCCTTCCTGATCGTCACCCAGCCGTTGCCGATCGCGACGCTCGATCGGCTCTTGCCGCGGCGCCGAATGGCGGTCGATACGAAGAACCTGGTCAACTACTTCCGAACCACGCCTGATAACCGGCTGCTCTTCGGCGGCCGCGCCCGCTTCGCCATCTCCAACCCTGCCTCGGACGAGAAGAGCGGCGCGATCCTGCAGGCTGCGCTGCACGACGTCTTTCCCGAGCTTCGCACCGCGCGCATCGACTATTGTTGGGGTGGCATGGTCGATATGACGCGCGACCGGCTGCCACGCGCTGGCGAACGCAACGGCATCTACTATTCCATGGGCTACAGCGGCCATGGCACCCAGATGTCGACCCTGATGGGGACGATCATGGCGGAAGTCATGGACGGTCGTACCGAGCTCAATCCCTGGAAGGACTTCGCCTGGCCCGCCATTCCGGGCCATCTCGGTCCTCCCTGGTTCC